One window of Siniperca chuatsi isolate FFG_IHB_CAS linkage group LG19, ASM2008510v1, whole genome shotgun sequence genomic DNA carries:
- the trpa1b gene encoding transient receptor potential cation channel subfamily A member 1b: MNFSREVARQTSCYTYVIEDEDSALASLNIFELAERGDLALLENLVKKSPEVLSEKDECGASPLHHAAAGGYITLIQFITTVIDSQELNSCDEQGNVPLHWAVERNKAESCRALLDLGANPNILNMALLSPLHLAVNHGHNNLVELLLSYSATDCNLQGDLGNTPVILACSINNCEALSILLKHGARLCQQNKLGHFAIHAAAFSGAKKAMEVILKAGEEFGHQAETHINYLDKSKSSPLHLAVRGGNIEAIRLCIATGAKVDQQQNDRSTPLHLACTQGATEVVKLMLSSFDQVEDIINLTDGACQTPLHRATIFDHRELAEYLISLGADLNSIDCKGNSPLLLATSCGAWRTVTLLLSKGANVNVKDRCGCNFLHLAILQPKGLKNLPEEVLQHNSVKALLSCEDNEGCTPLHYACRLGIHDSVKNMLGLSGEVGLACKSKDKKSALHFAAQYGRINTCHRLLETITDSRLLNEGDERGLTPLHLASREGHTKVVQLLLRKGALFHSDYKGWTSLHHAASAGYTQTMEILLSANPKLLDKTDEDGNTALHIAAREGHVAAVRLMLARGAEIILNKNDTSFLHEALQNGRKDVVNAIIDSDKCAEALKLFTPGSSRRCPILDMIEFLPETYKHLLDRCVRESDDDYNSPDYHIEYDFSWLQAPLAAQRITDKTLRVQPLAALNAMVQYNRIELLNHPVCKKYLAMKWIAYGSTAHVLNMFLYLLGLLPLTHLIVTLRPTMNTTATGEHSIIMVPISFIEQSLFLSFCMVMVLVMNVYAIAKEVVQISQQRWNYFKDYSNQSDWFSAILSLLFVIPIMLNADGSLHWQAGAMAVLNSWVGFLLYLQRFEGVGIYVVMFWEIMRTLVRIVMLFMYLMLAFGLAFHALMLNQKEFDSVPLSVMQTFVMMVGELNYQNNFLDAYLKHELPFGLLTYFIFVNFVLLMPILLVNLMIGLAVGDIAEVQRNAALKRIAMQIDLHTSLEDKLPYWFVKRVDKPSITIYPNRKCSKHYIRQLITGEETEVWSRLQAKSQNCTIIENELKKQKYRMKEMSSSLEKQHNLLKLIMQKMEITSEADEYDGPVNVRGSMWPRLSQAKPRQHTVSRWVPLMKAIESKRK, encoded by the exons ATGAACTTCAGCAGGGAGGTGGCCCGACAGACCAGTTGTTATACATATGTGATAGAGGATGAGGATTCAGCCCTGGCAAGCCTAAATATATTTGAG TTGGCAGAGAGGGGTGACCTGGCTCTCCTCGAGAACCTGGTGAAGAAGAGCCCAGAGGTCCTGAGTGAAAAAGATGAATGTGGAGCTAGTCCCCTTCATCACGCCGCTGCAGGGGGCTACATCACGCTTATCCAATTCATCACCACTGTCATAGACTCACAGG AACTGAACAGCTGTGATGAGCAGGGCAATGTGCCCCTACACTGGGCTGTGGAGAGGAACAAGGCAGAGAGCTGCAGGGCTCTTCTGGACCTGGGGGCCAACCCCAACATCCTCAACATGGCCCTCCTGTCCCCTCTGCACCTGGCAGTCAACCACGGACACAACAACCTTGTGGAG ctgctgctgtcataCAGTGCTACAGACTGCAATCTGCAGGGAGACCTTGGGAACACCCCGGTGATATTGGCCTGCTCCATCAATAACTGTGAGGCTCTCAGCATATTG CTAAAGCATGGGGCGCGGCTTTGCCAACAGAACAAGCTCGGCCATTTCGCCATCCACGCAGCTGCCTTCTCAGGTGCAAAGAAAGCCATGGAAGTGATCCTGAAGGCCG GAGAGGAGTTTGGCCACCAAGCTGAAACCCACATCAACTATTTAGACAAATCCAAGAGCAGTCCCCTCCATCTGGCTGTACGTGGCGGGAATATCGAGGCCATCCGTCTCTGCATTGCTACCGGGGCCAAAGTTGACCAGCAACAG AATGACAGGTCCACACCGCTTCATTTGGCCTGCACCCAGGGTGCCACTGAGGTAGTCAAACTGATGCTGTCCTCCTTTGACCAAGTGGAAGACATCATCAACCTAACTGATGGGGCGTGTCAGACCCCTCTACACAG GGCTACAATATTTGACCACAGAGAGCTGGCAGAGTACCTAATTTCTTTG GGTGCAGACCTTAACAGCATTGATTGCAAAGGAAACTCTCCCTTACTTCTGGCTACGAGCTGTGGAGCATGGAGAACTGTGACACTGCTACTGTCAAAAG gggcaaatgtaaatgtgaaagaCAGATGTGGTTGTAACTTCCTTCACCTGGCCATTCTACAGCCCAAGGGTCTGAAAAACCTCCCAGAAGAAGTACTGCAG CATAACAGTGTGAAGGCATTGCTAAGCTGTGAGGATAATGAGGGCTGCACCCCACTCCACTACGCTTGCAGACTGGGTATCCATGACTCAGTGAAGAACATGCTGGGCCTCTCGGGGGAGGTTGGCCTCGCATGCAAGTCCAAGGACAAGAAGTCTGCCCTGCACTTTGCTGCTCA GTATGGGCGCATCAATACATGTCACAGATTATTGGAGACCATCACAGACTCTCGTCTGCTAAATGAAGGTGATGAGCGAGGCCTGACACCACTCCATTTGGCTTCAAGAGAGGGGCACACCAAGGTGGTACAGCTGTTGTTGCGTAAAGGAGCTCTCTTTCACAG TGATTACAAGGGCTGGACTTCTCTGCACCACGCTGCATCTGCAGGATACACACAAACTATGGAAATTCTTCTTTCAGCCAATCCCAAATTACTGGATAAAACAGATGAGGATGGG AACACTGCACTCCACATCGCAGCGAGAGAGGGACATGTGGCTGCAGTCAGGCTCATGCTGGCTCGGGGAGCCGAGATCATCTTAAACAAGAATGACACGTCGTTCCTCCATGAAGCTCTGCAAAACGGGAGAAAAGATGTGGTCAATGCTATAATTGACAGTGACAA aTGTGCTGAGGCTTTGAAATTGTTCACACCTGGCTCCAGCCGGCGATGTCCCATACTAGACATGATTGAGTTTCTGCCTGAGACCTACAAG CACCTATTGGACCGCTGTGTGAGGGAATCTGATGATGACTACAACAGTCCTGACTACCAT ATTGAATACGATTTCTCATGGCTCCAAGCTCCCCTTGCAGCGCAGAGGATAACTGACAAGACCTTGAGGGTTCAGCCCCTAGCTGCACTCAAC GCAATGGTGCAGTACAACCGCATTGAACTCCTCAACCACCCTGTCTGTAAAAAGTACCTTGCAATGAAGTG GATTGCATATGGGAGCACGGCTCATGTGCTCAACATGTTTTTGTACCTGTTAGGCCTGCTGCCCCTGACTCACCTGATAGTGACTCTGAGGCCCACTATGAACACCACTGCTACGGGCGAGCACAGTATCATCATGGTGCCCATATCTTTCATAGAG CAAAGTCTGTTCTTGTCCTTCTGCATGGTGATGGTCTTGGTCATGAATGTCTACGCCATAGCGAAGGAAGTGGTGCAGATATCACAACAG CGCTGGAATTACTTCAAGGATTATTCCAACCAGTCTGACTGGTTTTCAGCCATCCTCTCTCTTCTGTTCGTCATTCCCATCATGCTCAATGCAGACGGTTCTTTACACTGGCAAGCAGGGGCAATGGCAGTTTTAAACTCCTGGGTTGGATTTCTCCTTTATCTCCAGAG GTTTGAGGGTGTTGGCATCTATGTTGTGATGTTTTGGGAGATCATGAGGACACTGGTCCGTATTGTAATGCTGTTCATGTACCTGATGTTAGCATTCGGGTTGGCGTTCCACGCTCTGATGCTCAACCAG AAAGAGTTTGACAGCGTGCCACTCTCAGTGATGCAAACCTTTGTGATGATGGTCGGGGAACTGAACTACCAGAATAACTTCCTGGATGCTTATCTGAAGCATGAGCTTCCTTTTGGTCTCCTGACTTACTTCATTTTTGTGAACTTTGTTCTGCTCATGCCGATACTGCTGGTGAACCTGATG ATTGGTCTAGCAGTTGGAGACATTGCCGAAGTACAAAGAAATGCTGCCCTAAAAAGAATAGCCATGCAG ATTGACCTCCACACCTCTCTGGAAGACAAGCTGCCTTATTGGTTTGTGAAACGAGTCGATAAACCCTCCATCACCATCTACCCCAATCGCAAGTGCTCCAAG CACTATATAAGGCAATTAATCACAGGTGAGGAGACTGAAGTCTGGAGTCGTCTGCAAGCCAAATCACAGAACTGCACTATTATAGAGAATGAGCTCAAAAAGCAGAAGTACAG GATGAAGGAGATGTCAAGCTCGCTGGAGAAGCAGCACAACCTCCTGAAGCTCATCATGCAGAAGATGGAGATCACCTCAGAGGCCGACGAGTATGATGGCCCCGTGAACGTCAGAGGCAGCATGTGGCCAAGACTGAGTCAGGCCAAACCAAGACAACACACCGTGTCTCGGTGGGTCCCACTGATGAAGGCCATCGAGtccaaaagaaaatga
- the LOC122867000 gene encoding musculin, translated as MPTGSAASDAEDYETCHRRSATALERTARKITCYNPNQYSDEELEDDGVEGSMEHERKLSKAHQREARQSQRNAANARERARMRVLSKAFSRLKTSLPWVPADTKLSKLDTLRLASSYISHLRQLLQDDRYENRFAHPVNLTWPFMMTGRSEDSQDISSTVRLCGATA; from the exons ATGCCCACTGGTTCTGCTGCAAGTGATGCTGAGGACTATGAGACATGTCACAGAAGGAGTGCCACCGCTTTGGAGAGGACCGCACGGAAGATTACCTGCTATAATCCCAATCAGTATTCGGATGAGGAGTTGGAAGATGACGGTGTGGAGGGGAGCATGGAGCATGAGCGCAAACTCTCCAAGGCGCACCAGAGGGAAGCGCGGCAGTCGCAGAGAAACGCGGCCAACGCCAGGGAGAGGGCGCGGATGAGAGTGCTGAGCAAAGCTTTCTCCAGACTAAAAACCAGCCTGCCCTGGGTACCAGCGGACACCAAATTGTCTAAATTGGACACGCTTCGACTCGCCTCGAGCTACATCTCTCACCTGAGACAGCTTCTGCAGGATGACCGATACGAGAACCGCTTTGCTCACCCAGTCAATCTG ACCTGGCCATTTATGATGACAGGGCGATCAGAGGACAGCCAAGACATCTCATCCACTGTAAGACTATGTGGAGCAACAGCATAG